From Aspergillus luchuensis IFO 4308 DNA, chromosome 2, nearly complete sequence:
agatatataatataagaagaaggaaggggagaaaaaaaagcaagagTAGAGGAAAGGAGAATTACTTCACGGAAATACCGGTCTGTTGGACAATTGGTatcaaaggaagaaagaacagcCGATGGGGAGGCTCGTCACTCTTTTTCGGGGGTTCGGGGAATCTTTTTCGTCGACGAGGTTTCGGCGGAAGGTTGGTTTTTGGTGAGAAGCTTCGAAGGGACTTGTTGGGCTTAGCGCTGACTAAGCCGTGTTGCGGTTTTGCTCTTTCCTGACGGTCTCACCGGTCGCCTCCTTCCGTAGCCTCCGTtttgtctctctctcgctctttccctctctccctggCGTCTCGTCGGGATCTTTCCCTCCGATAAGCACTTCTGGGTCCCCCCTTCCTATCTATCTGAACTATTCCGTTTATTTAGTTAGCGCCTATCCGTGATAAGCTTGGTGTCGGTGCGTAAACCATCAAGGTACTTACTCACTTATCCATCTACCACCACGGGTGTTGCATGGCTAACTGATCCGACtctctttccatccttctcattattagagagagaaggagagttTACTTGCGCGTGTCATTCATTACTTTAATTGCTCGTTGTCGGTCAATACCCCTGCTTCGTATCTAGATATCCAATCCACAATTTCTGCTATTATTCTTCTCAATATCATCCCTAAGGGAGCATGAGCATGAGCATGTTCGGCAGCTACTATATGCTCTTCTCTACATTAGTGACCTTTCTTCTATTCTTTATACCCCCCTTCGTTTATGCTGTACAACCGACTGCGCCCAAGCCCATCGAGGCTCCATTGCGTGACCTAAAATGGGGCCAGCTCAATTTCCTTCACACCACAGATACTCATGGCTGGTTAGCTGGTCATTTACAAGAGTATGGCGCTGAAGTCTTCTTCGGAGCCATTCCCAGGCCTTACTGATTTCCAATCCCTTATAGACCCTCGTACTCCGCTGACTGGGGTGACTATATCTCCTTCGCTACCCGCATGCGCGAGAAGGCAGAGTCTATGGGTGTCGATCTACTAGTCATTGATACCGGCGATAGAGTGGAAGGAAATGGACTTTATGACTCTTCAGACCCCAAAGGCATCTACATCTCTAAAATTCTGCGAGAGCAGCATATCGACTTGATGTCATCGGGCAATCATGAGCTGTACAAGGAATCCACAGCATCAGCTGAGTTCTTTACCACTGCACTCAATTTCGCCGGACACTATCTTGCATCAAACATAGACTTCTATGACCCACGGACAAACGCTTTCAGGCCATTGGCACCTCGCTTTACGAAGATCGTCACCAAGCAATTGGGCATCCGCATCGTGGCCTTTGGATTTCTCTTCGACTTCAAAGGAAATGCTAACAACACTGTCGTGCGGCCTGTGAGGGAGACAATAAAGGAGGCATGGTTTCAGGAAGCTATCAGGGACCATGAGGTGGACCTCTTCTTGGTAATCGGTCATGCCCCTGTACATTCGGAGGAGTATTGGGACATATGGCGAGAAATCAGATCTCTTCGCTGGAGTACACCCATCCAATTCTTTGGCGGTCATTATCACATCCGTGACTACGCAAAGTATGATCGGATGTCCTACGGCTTGGCCAGCGGTCGCTTCATGGAAACGATCGGTTTTATGTCCATTAGTGGCCTCCCGACCCACCGTCAGCCCGGGCTGTCCGCCTTAGCGTCCTCCCTGTGGCCATGGGACCGTTTCCATTTCAATCGGAAATATATCGATAATAACTTATTGTCATTCTATCATCACACTGGCCTGGATGAGACCACGTTCCCAACGGAACATGGACAGAACGTTTCCCAACTCATTGCGGAATCCCGGAGCGCTCTTCAGCTGGATGAAGTGTACGGGTGTGCTCCTCGCGATCTGTTCATGTTTCAAGCGAAATATCCAGGTGAGGGTAATATTTATACCTGGCTGGAGACTGAAGTGCTACCCGTATCCGTGAGAGATGAATCTCGTGCTGGGAAGCCAGCCGTTGTTATAGTCAACACCGGTGCCATCCGCTTTGACATCTTTAAGGGTTCTTTTACGAAGGATAATACATATATTGTCTCCCCATTCACAAGCGGCTTTCGTTATGTGAAAGATATCCCTTACTCCCGAGCCTACCGTCTCGCCGATGTGCTAAACCGGGGACCGGGAATCTTGACTGAGGGCGACCAATCAGACAATTTGACTTGGCAGCTTGCTCCCCCTGAGCAATCAGCGTATACCCGTGGTGTATTTGGCAGCAGTGGTAGCCGATCAAGCGCTGGCTTCCTTACCAACCAAGTCCCATTTCTGAGTGGTGGAGATGCCGAGCCTGACCTAATTCCCGGATACACTacccatgatgatggaggcaaAGATGGCGATGACACCATTCACTCGCCGATCGACTTCTTCCGGGTGCCGAATGTTATCAGGGGAACACCTCGTTGGGCTGCATCTGAACCCCCGGAGATAGTAGACCTGGTCTATATTGATTTCATCGAGTCTAACGTGGCTGCAGTGGCCCCATACGCTGGTATTGATGCAGATTTTTCTCGCGACAGCGACGTCTATATGCCAAATACAACATTGACCGGCTTGATAGAGGACTGGATAAGAGGAAACTGGCCCTGCGAGCAGGTATGAGCGTTCACCGGGAATCGCCTTTCAGTTGGTGGCTGGCGTATACATGCAAATTGTGCAATGACGGCCAACAGGCCACTATTTCCTTAGATGTGTTCTTACTACCAGCGCACAAGCAATGAAACTAGCTGAGTTTTTAGATAGAGAATACTAGTGGGTATGTGGGGTCTTCCCACTTGACTGGTAGAAATAGCTATGGATAAATTGTACTAGCTATCCATCAACCGAAGTCGTTCGAGCCAAGAAAGCGTAATGTACAGATTCGGATTTATCGAAACACGAAACACCCGAGTGAGAAGATGAGCTTTTGGCTAGTTCATTCCTGTTCCTCGTACCTGAGCAAGCCCTTGCCGCTGCGGTAACCGCTGAGGGTTTCCTGCACGCCTGCTACAAGCTCGGAGCCCTCCGTGTCCCATTTCCATTTGAACTCCTCAACGGGGATATCCTTAAACCTACCAGCACGTGTCAGCTGCAGTACATCATTGATGGTGTTTTCCTTCAGCTGCGGGTTCTTGTCGCCCCATTTGCTAACCCAGAAGCCATCGAAAACGAGGTTCTTGAAGATCAACAATCCCGACGGCAGAGAAACTGGCTGCTTCGACATGGCCCCGTAGGTGACCAGATGCGAACCTGGTGCGAGTGTTTTTGCCAGTGCGGTGGCACTCTTTCCACCCACACAGTTCAAAGCGAGGCGGATGGGCTCCTTCCCCTTGCGCGTGAGCTCATGTACAACGTTCCTGAATTCCCCTGAAAGCAACTCGGCCTCTGTGACCACCGCAGTCGCACCGAGATCTGTGAGTTCTTTCTTCAGAGCTTCTGTCTCCTCTGGAGTCTTCCGTTCGCGGACGACATTGAGGGTCTTGATACCCCACTCTCGTGCAAGCTGAATAGCAGCGCGTCCAACACCACTGTTTGCCCCATTCTGGATCAACCAGTGCTCTCCGGCACGCATCCAGTCCCAGTCGCAAAAATCTTTGATCATGCGGTAAGCTGTTACTGGGTTGACACTAACTGTGCTGATCTGAAGTGGGGTCAAGCCGTCCTTGTTTTCAATTTTGATCAACTGCGATTCATCCAGCTGAGCATGAGTGCGCCAGGTGCCCTGTCCAGTCTGTTTCATCACAACCCAGTCACCCTTGCTGAGGTTTTTCACTCCAGAGCCGGTGGACAAAACCTCGAATGCGCCCTCATTTCCAGCGACGGCGGCCGGCTCCTGCGTACCGAGTGTCGATTGGAACGGTGGCTTGCTCGGGTATACACCCTGGATCTGATTTACGTCGGCAGGATTCAGCGGCGCAGCGAGCAGGCGGAGATTAACTTGAGTACCATGGGGCGCGGAGATGGAGTGCTTGTGAAGCCTGGATGACTGTCAGATACCTTGTCCCATTGTGCAATAGCCGGGTCGCGGAAATGTAGGATCCGACGCGGTGCGAGGACTTACTGCAGGACGTCCTTGGGCTCCCCGTAGCGCGAGTAGATGAGAGCCTTCGATTGCGTATACCCGTAGACCGAAATCCATCTTTTACCCCCAATCTGAGTATGAGGATATGCTCCTTGCAATTGGCGCTTGCTCACTGAGGCTAATTGCGATGCAGCTCCAATTCTGATGGAGCACGCAGCGTGGCTTCCGGAAGCCCTCACCGCGGACCGAATCATACCCCCAGACATCATTGTAACCACAGTATACTGGTATAGTCAGATTAGTCTGGTGAGATGAGAGAGAAGGTGAAGTCTCCACGACGATGCGGTCGCGAGGAAATTCCTGATGACGTCGTCCCTGCAGCCCTCGGGCCGACGGAGATGAAGACGCCGATTCGGGTATTCATTTTGGCCCTCTGGATTGacagaggagggggatgagaTCTGTCCTTGGATATTTACAGACAATCGTAAACACAGATGCAAGGGACATTGCTACCAAGACTAACCCATGTCATTCTTGAGTGTGCGGCAGTGAGTTTTGGTCCTTGTTTACTATACGTCAAGTCCCTACTCAGCAGGCGCTGGAGCTTCGAGAAGCTCTCGAGTACCAGTATGGTACCGTACAGTATGATACCATGGAGAGAAAGCACTCACCGCCCTGTCTCGTTCACCGCCCGCGGGGATGTCCGCCGCATAcaatcaatcgatcaatGAATCGATCAGTTTTCTAGAAAGCTTCCATTGTCTGGGTGGTAACCCTTTTTGTATAGAGCTACACCCCTCAATGTCGCTCTTGCGCGAAGCCGAGAAGTGCTTGGCTAATCAGGGCTCTCATGCGGCTCTAAATGCGCTAATCACCACTCTACATCAGTCAGGGCAATGGTTGGAACGTGTGAGAGATGCGGATGCGCGGCGCACCCGAGGTGAGTATGAAGGCTGCATTGCAACCAATCCTCGCTTTCTTCAGAGCTAACAAACTCGCTTCGCCAACTAGGGACGCCGAAATCCGAGGTAGACGGCCTGTTGGTCGCCGTTAAGGACAATATATGCACACGCGATCTTCCAACAACATGCGCTTCAAACGCTCTGGATAAATTCGTCAGTCCGTTCAACGCGACAGTTGTTCAACAATTGCAAGACGCAGGTGCCGTCGTGGCCGGCAAAGCCAATCTCGACGAATTTGGAATGGGATCCCACTCTATACATTCGAACTTTGGTCCTGTCAAAAGCTCGCGCCGTGACCTGCATGCCGAGTATCTCTCGGCCGGTGGTAGTTCGGGTGGAAGTGCGGTTGCTGTTGCGACAGCCCAATGTTATGCGTATGTAACTCTCCGGATCCGCCTTGAATCATAGGGCTAGGAACGGCTTGGCTTAACATTGCTGGAATATTTATAGAGCGTTGGGTACTGATACAGGCGGCTCCGTGCGATTGCCCGCCGCATATACGGGAACAGTCGGCTTCAAGCCTTCTTATGGGCTAGTTTCTCGCTGGGGAGTGGTTGCGTACGCCAACTCACTGGACACGGTCGGAGTACTGGGAAGAGACGTGGCCAGCGTTCGCCGTGTCTTCGGTATGTCTTGACTTTGTCGGATTCCTCCTGTCTCGCTGCGTCTCGACTTGCTAACCCGTGCTCGTAACATAGGCGTGGTGAACCAACATGATTCACGCGACTCCACTAACCTTTCTCCCTCCAGTCGGTCGCGGCTAGATTCACATCTTAGGATGCCTGCCTTGGCGTCTCGGACAAACTCTCCCCTGAGGATAGGAGTTCCAGTCGAGTACAACATATCAGAGTTGTCTCCATCTGCGCGACATGCGTGGTCTCGCTCGCTGGCCCATTTGCAGCGACAGGGCCACAGCATCCAAACGGTCTCCCTTCCAACGACTAAACTCGCGTTGTCGGCATACTATGTACTCGCGCCTGCTGAGGCATCCTCCAACCTGGCCAAGTATGATGGCGTCAGGTACGGGAGCCGCCCTGAAGCACCAGATGGGAATGCATCGTCAGAAAGTTATCTATATGCGAAAACACGAGGTGAAGGTTTCGGCTCCGAAGTCAAGAGACGGATCCTGCTCGGGGCATTTAGCCTAAGCGCTGATGCTATGGATAACTACTTTATTCAAGCACAGCGAGTTCGCCGCCTTGTTCAACATGATTTCAACACCGCGTTCAGGGCACGTCAACCCCTGATTTCTTCGCAACTGGGATCAAAGTCGGATTCTGCAGACGCCGGTGTAGACGTTCTCATTTGCCCAACAGCGccgtcatcaccaccacgccTTTCAAGCCTTATCGGACCCGATGCGACAGCTTCGCCCTTGGAGGCATATACGAATGATGTTTTTACTGTACCTGCTAGTCTGGCAGGCCTTCCGGCCATATCTGTACCGGTCACTACAGAAAACGCTGGTGATGCCGAGGATGGAGATCTGGCTGGAATCCAGGTTATTGGTCAGTacggtgatgatgagcttGTGTTAAAGGTTGCCGAGATGCTCGAGGGCAGGCACCTATGAAAAAACTTTTGTCTCCATAAATGCGAATACCCCAGACTCCATTCATAGACGTCTATATGTATACAGATTGAAATGTATAAACTAGAGAAATTCTGCGCCAGTAACTCCCAAGAGGTGTCGCTGTTACTTTGTATAAAACCTTGCAAACTGAGATGTGCTCGGGATTCGGAgcgcaaagaaaaggaaactaTTGCAGACTAGTAAATCATGTAAAGTCGTGATATAATTCTACCAGCCCCGTAACGTGCCTTGGTCACGGGTCGATCATTCCAACACCGACCTCCCTAAGACAAAGCCGGTGTAGTAGATTGGGTTAGGGATGCTAGACGTAATCACAGTGGCCGAGGCGTTGAAGGTATGGCGTTCAAGACATCtcaacatctccatctccagttGGCGCGTCGGGTATTGTAGTCTGAGGTGCCTCTGGGACCGTGGCATCGGCGCTCGTGGTGTCTTCGAGCGTGGTCTGGCCTGAATCTAGGTCCATCACACTTCCGGCTTCGTTGCCATTGCCAGCGGGATTAGCAGCAGCCTCGGTTTGACCGTCGGCAACTGGAGGAATAGCGGACTCATAAGCCGCACTGACACCACCTTTCAACACCTCGGAGCCACCAACTGCCCCAGTTCCAGAGCCATCGATCTCTGCATTGTTGACAACGTTGCCATCTACTCCGCCCCAGACGCACATCGCCTCAACCTCGTCCACGATATCTGCAATTATGTCCTCAACTATTTGCTCATTGAATCGTTCGCCAATCCCCCGAATTGGCTCGCCGTTGTCTGTATGAGATGGCGGGCCCACCCACCATGGCCCCTCAAAGCGGCATTCAACCGCGCCTCCGCCGTAGCAGCTGACAGCGGGATAATAACCGATCATTCCATCATCTGCATTCTCGCGCTCACCGATGCCCAAGTTATTCGTGCCATTGGCGAGTCGGCTAGCCGGTGGTAAGAAAGCATACAGTTCTTCGAAAGGAGTGCCCATCTTTACACCGTTCTTGTATATTGTGATGCTTGAACCGGGTAGAGTCCGCAAGGATGCATCCTCAGCATTGAACGGAGATGGAGGCCCAAACGTAGGTGTTTCTTTGAGGTTAAATGCGTAATCGCGTAGCTGTTTTGTTGGAAACACGTTCGATTGTTGCCAACAAAAGTCTGATTTATAGTGGAAAGGAATGCGGTCACGGACTATATTTGTGACTGACGGGGCTTCTGAGCTTGGTGTTGAAACCTCGCCATCCGCACCTGACTCATAAGTTCCCTCTACAACTTTCTTGTGAAGAGAGAGTGGCGGGAGGGTGATTAGTAGGCCGATAACATCTCCCTCACGAATGGATTCGCCTTTTGGAAAGAAGTACTCGCACCGCATCCGATTGACAACCTCGCCATTCACATCACGAATACCGTATCCATAACAGTCGACGCCAACATTGGCATCAAGGTCTGCCTCCCTTCGTGCGAAACCGAGACGTACATGTCCCCTGGACGGTAAACTTCCATTGCTATTTGAAGAGGGAGCCGATGAATTATTCATGACACCACTGACGATGCGCGCTTCGTAGTAATAAGATCCCTCGCGCGCGCAGACATTGGCGCGTGCAGTATGCCAAGGCTCGTTAGAAGTAACTGCGAGAGCGTCTTTACTGAAAAGTATGGCAGCTGGAGAGTCTTCGAAGCTGAAGCGGGCGTGGTAAGGCTGAACATCAGTCTGGCGGTATTTGATATGCGGAAAGCTGGGGTCAGCTATGGCGTAGCTATAACGAAATCCATTCTTGTTGGTGAGCTTATCGACGATCTCAAAGAAGTCCCAGCTCTGACCGATAACGTCTGATGTTTTTCGGTTGACAAAATTCAGCTGCCGGGGTTGTGGGGGTAACAAATCGGATGAGCGAGGCTCTGCCAGCAAAAGAGGCCTTAGTATGCTGAGATCTGAGCTGGGAAGTGCAGTGTTTTGGACAGCAACTGCTCGCTTCTTCGGTGGCATGCTTTCCTGATCCAGACCCTTGGCCTCACGCTTTTTGCGGCTGTCACGTTTGGTACGCTTTGACTTCAATCCATCGGCTTGTGCAGGGGCATTGCTTGCAGGTATAGGAGAAGACCTCGCATTAGAATCGGGTAAGGAACCGGCGAAAAATGGTGTTCCTCCAGGAGCCAAGATCGGAGAGTTCAAGTTAGACGAAGGTGCAGAAGACCCAGCCGGTTGTGTGGAAGCCATTGTTGATCGACTCGAAAAATGCAATGTTAGGTGCAAGAGTTTATAGGCCCGGGGCAATATCAGATAGGATAGACGTCAGTACGGAATACTTGTTGATGGGAACCCAACAGTCCGGTGTAGGTTGCGCATATGACTCGGTATCGGCAACGACAGGGAAAAGCCAGTCAGATATACTGTTACCACAGCTTTGTCGAATCAAATGTACAGGTCTCGGAGGGGAGCGACTCTATCAAGAGTGACCAGAAGCCTCGATATACGATGAGCGGAGGTGATGTTACAGTTTCCAGGATAACCCGGGGTCGCAATAACGCCTGTTAAAGAGTAGCAGAAGGTCAGAATTAATATGAATCAGACTCGATCCAGAGCCGTCTTTGTATTCTCATTGTGGGTGTCGGAGATGAGCCTCCACGGGATATTGAAGGTGCCATATGTACCATGCCCTGGACACCACATAGAaagttggagatgatgaacgCGGAAGTGGGTTCGGAGTGGCCTGGGACTTACCACAAGGGCTGCTGGTCGACACGACTTAGATTAGCCAGTTGTAGTTATGAGATAGACCGCATTCAGTTTATTAGGCAGTCGTATAAGGTCAAATAGTCGTTGATTGAACTCTTCTTGCAAGCTTCAAGGCCCGTCCTGCATCACATGCCTGTTGTTTATGCGCAAGTTGCATGCGACGAGCGGAAAGCAATCTTGTCGCCGATTAAAGGCGGTGAGCTACAGTATTGCCGGCAGGCGTCGAGGGCCAAGTGGTGCCTCGAGATAAGAGGGGTAAAGGCGGTAGAAGATATCATCCAATAAGAGATAGCATGCATAAAGCGGTGAGGTCTGACTCCGCTTTGGCGACGCCAAAAAAAAGAGCTCGACAAAAAATTTGAATCACATGACCTGGAAATTTACACACATTTTCTTGGAGGTTGATACCCGAGAGAGAAACGATCCACGTTCGCAGTGCCTATTATCCGGTGATtaggtggatttggtgctCGCTGGAGCCTTTTGATATCATATAAACCTCGGCTTCTAAGACACACATCCAAAGGGGCCCCGTCACCATGCCCAAGGCAACATCCTCTCGCTCCGCCGCCGGCCGCCGGCACAATCCTCTAGCTGAGGATTATATGACTGCTGGTCATCTGAGAACTCAATCGGCCAAAAAGTCCAGTCGCAAGTCTCGTGAGGGAGACGAACAAGAAGATGGGGAGCGCTTCGTTGATGCGAAGATGTCCCGGAAGATCCTGCAAATCGGACAGGAACtggctgatgaggatgctgaAGAACAAAGAGCCACAGCAGGCGCTGCTGCTAATATGACGAACGCAGCCTTTGATTTTGAGTCTCGCCTGGAAGGTGATGAGGCATTTTCCGATGACGAAAAGTTCCAAGACGACCAATgggacgacgaagaggaaattGAGGAAGTTGTATGTCACTGGAATCTTTTCTTCAAAAATCTCTGGGAACCCTTTTGCTGATATATCGATTAGGAGGTCGACCCCGATGACCTTGATATGTTCAACAAGTTCATTCCTGCAGGCGACGAAGACCCGATATTCAACCCCAGTGGACCCGAAGCCGAAGGTCAGACTAGGAACCTAGCCGATCTTATTCTGGAGAAGATCGCGGAACATGAAGCGAAGCAGGGCGGAGAGAGCGGCGGGCCCTTCATTCAGGGTGGTAGATTACCGGAGGATGCTGTTCAAATACCCGCGAAAGCGGTAGAGGTATATGAAAAGTGAGTACGGATTGCGCCGTGTTGCGGTTCACGCAAGGCTAATCGAAAATCTAAGGGTCGGCATGATACTTTCTCGCTACAAATCTGGACCTCTTCCGAAGCCCTTCAAGATCCTTCCCTCCGTGCCCAACTGGCCCACCCTTCTCGATATTACACGGCCTGAGTCTTGGACGGCCAATGCTGTCTATGCCGGTACCAGAATCTTCATTTCGTCGAAGCCAGCAGTCGCACAGGAGTTCATCGCGACAGTGCTCCTTGACCGTGTCCGGGAGGAAATTCACGAGACCAAGAAGCTCAATGTCCACACCTACAATGCGTTGAAGAAAGCGCTATACAAGCCCGCCTGTTTCTTCAAGGGCCTACTCTTCCCCTTGGTGTCGAGCGGAACCTGCACACTACGAGAAGCCCACATTGTCTCTTCTGTCATTGCACGTGTCTCTATTCCGGTCTTGCACTCAGCTGCAGCATTACTCCGCATGTGTGATCTCGCTGCTGAACAGTCGTTGCGCTCTTTGGAAAGTACCGGTGCAGTGAACATGTTCATTCGCGTTttcctggagaagaagtatgCGCTTCCCTACAAGGTGATCGACGCCCTCGTCTTCCATTTCCTGCGCTTCCGTGCTACCGACAATGATGCCATGATGACCGATGGATCCCGTGAAGCCAACAAGGTTTACAAACTTCCTGTCCTTTGGCACCAGTCTCTGCTGGTGTTTGCGCAACGCTACCGCAATGATATCACCGAGGATCAGCGTGAGGCGCTTTTGGATTTGCTTTTGGTCCGTGGACACAAGGATATCGGACCCGAGGTCAGGCGGGAACTGCTGGCAGGTAGAGGACGAGGTGTGGTTGCACCAGACCCGGAGAACCAAGGTGCTATTGATGCCGGTGATGATACGATGGATGTCACGTTATAGACGAAATGCTGCGGGACCGCGTTAGGAGTGTAAACTGGGAGGCGAGAC
This genomic window contains:
- a CDS encoding metallophosphoesterase family protein (COG:F;~EggNog:ENOG410PHZS;~InterPro:IPR029052,IPR014485,IPR006179,IPR004843, IPR041823,IPR036907;~PFAM:PF00149;~SECRETED:SignalP(1-30);~go_function: GO:0016787 - hydrolase activity [Evidence IEA];~go_process: GO:0009166 - nucleotide catabolic process [Evidence IEA]); the encoded protein is MSMSMFGSYYMLFSTLVTFLLFFIPPFVYAVQPTAPKPIEAPLRDLKWGQLNFLHTTDTHGWLAGHLQEPSYSADWGDYISFATRMREKAESMGVDLLVIDTGDRVEGNGLYDSSDPKGIYISKILREQHIDLMSSGNHELYKESTASAEFFTTALNFAGHYLASNIDFYDPRTNAFRPLAPRFTKIVTKQLGIRIVAFGFLFDFKGNANNTVVRPVRETIKEAWFQEAIRDHEVDLFLVIGHAPVHSEEYWDIWREIRSLRWSTPIQFFGGHYHIRDYAKYDRMSYGLASGRFMETIGFMSISGLPTHRQPGLSALASSLWPWDRFHFNRKYIDNNLLSFYHHTGLDETTFPTEHGQNVSQLIAESRSALQLDEVYGCAPRDLFMFQAKYPGEGNIYTWLETEVLPVSVRDESRAGKPAVVIVNTGAIRFDIFKGSFTKDNTYIVSPFTSGFRYVKDIPYSRAYRLADVLNRGPGILTEGDQSDNLTWQLAPPEQSAYTRGVFGSSGSRSSAGFLTNQVPFLSGGDAEPDLIPGYTTHDDGGKDGDDTIHSPIDFFRVPNVIRGTPRWAASEPPEIVDLVYIDFIESNVAAVAPYAGIDADFSRDSDVYMPNTTLTGLIEDWIRGNWPCEQV
- the ETR1 gene encoding enoyl-[acyl-carrier-protein] reductase (COG:C,K;~EggNog:ENOG410PGVI;~InterPro:IPR013149,IPR011032,IPR020843,IPR036291;~PFAM:PF00107;~go_function: GO:0016491 - oxidoreductase activity [Evidence IEA];~go_process: GO:0055114 - oxidation-reduction process [Evidence IEA]), which encodes MMSGGMIRSAVRASGSHAACSIRIGAASQLASVSKRQLQGAYPHTQIGGKRWISVYGYTQSKALIYSRYGEPKDVLQLHKHSISAPHGTQVNLRLLAAPLNPADVNQIQGVYPSKPPFQSTLGTQEPAAVAGNEGAFEVLSTGSGVKNLSKGDWVVMKQTGQGTWRTHAQLDESQLIKIENKDGLTPLQISTVSVNPVTAYRMIKDFCDWDWMRAGEHWLIQNGANSGVGRAAIQLAREWGIKTLNVVRERKTPEETEALKKELTDLGATAVVTEAELLSGEFRNVVHELTRKGKEPIRLALNCVGGKSATALAKTLAPGSHLVTYGAMSKQPVSLPSGLLIFKNLVFDGFWVSKWGDKNPQLKENTINDVLQLTRAGRFKDIPVEEFKWKWDTEGSELVAGVQETLSGYRSGKGLLRYEEQE
- the HER2 gene encoding glutamyl-tRNA(Gln) amidotransferase subunit HER2 (BUSCO:EOG09262UAS;~COG:J;~EggNog:ENOG410PGBS;~InterPro:IPR023631,IPR000120,IPR020556,IPR004412, IPR036928;~PFAM:PF01425;~go_component: GO:0030956 - glutamyl-tRNA(Gln) amidotransferase complex [Evidence IEA];~go_function: GO:0016787 - hydrolase activity [Evidence IEA];~go_function: GO:0050567 - glutaminyl-tRNA synthase (glutamine-hydrolyzing) activity [Evidence IEA];~go_process: GO:0006412 - translation [Evidence IEA]); protein product: MSAAYNQSINESISFLESFHCLGGNPFCIELHPSMSLLREAEKCLANQGSHAALNALITTLHQSGQWLERVRDADARRTRGTPKSEVDGLLVAVKDNICTRDLPTTCASNALDKFVSPFNATVVQQLQDAGAVVAGKANLDEFGMGSHSIHSNFGPVKSSRRDLHAEYLSAGGSSGGSAVAVATAQCYAALGTDTGGSVRLPAAYTGTVGFKPSYGLVSRWGVVAYANSLDTVGVLGRDVASVRRVFGVVNQHDSRDSTNLSPSSRSRLDSHLRMPALASRTNSPLRIGVPVEYNISELSPSARHAWSRSLAHLQRQGHSIQTVSLPTTKLALSAYYVLAPAEASSNLAKYDGVRYGSRPEAPDGNASSESYLYAKTRGEGFGSEVKRRILLGAFSLSADAMDNYFIQAQRVRRLVQHDFNTAFRARQPLISSQLGSKSDSADAGVDVLICPTAPSSPPRLSSLIGPDATASPLEAYTNDVFTVPASLAGLPAISVPVTTENAGDAEDGDLAGIQVIGQYGDDELVLKVAEMLEGRHL
- a CDS encoding SPRY domain-containing protein (BUSCO:EOG09262X7T;~COG:B,K;~EggNog:ENOG410PGAS;~InterPro:IPR037353,IPR001870,IPR003877,IPR013320;~go_component: GO:0048188 - Set1C/COMPASS complex [Evidence IEA];~go_function: GO:0005515 - protein binding [Evidence IEA];~go_process: GO:0051568 - histone H3-K4 methylation [Evidence IEA]) — its product is MASTQPAGSSAPSSNLNSPILAPGGTPFFAGSLPDSNARSSPIPASNAPAQADGLKSKRTKRDSRKKREAKGLDQESMPPKKRAVAVQNTALPSSDLSILRPLLLAEPRSSDLLPPQPRQLNFVNRKTSDVIGQSWDFFEIVDKLTNKNGFRYSYAIADPSFPHIKYRQTDVQPYHARFSFEDSPAAILFSKDALAVTSNEPWHTARANVCAREGSYYYEARIVSGVMNNSSAPSSNSNGSLPSRGHVRLGFARREADLDANVGVDCYGYGIRDVNGEVVNRMRCEYFFPKGESIREGDVIGLLITLPPLSLHKKVVEGTYESGADGEVSTPSSEAPSVTNIVRDRIPFHYKSDFCWQQSNVFPTKQLRDYAFNLKETPTFGPPSPFNAEDASLRTLPGSSITIYKNGVKMGTPFEELYAFLPPASRLANGTNNLGIGERENADDGMIGYYPAVSCYGGGAVECRFEGPWWVGPPSHTDNGEPIRGIGERFNEQIVEDIIADIVDEVEAMCVWGGVDGNVVNNAEIDGSGTGAVGGSEVLKGGVSAAYESAIPPVADGQTEAAANPAGNGNEAGSVMDLDSGQTTLEDTTSADATVPEAPQTTIPDAPTGDGDVEMS
- the ENP1 gene encoding snoRNA-binding rRNA-processing protein ENP1 (BUSCO:EOG09263KZJ;~COG:W;~EggNog:ENOG410PGSF;~InterPro:IPR007955;~PFAM:PF05291) gives rise to the protein MPKATSSRSAAGRRHNPLAEDYMTAGHLRTQSAKKSSRKSREGDEQEDGERFVDAKMSRKILQIGQELADEDAEEQRATAGAAANMTNAAFDFESRLEGDEAFSDDEKFQDDQWDDEEEIEEVEVDPDDLDMFNKFIPAGDEDPIFNPSGPEAEGQTRNLADLILEKIAEHEAKQGGESGGPFIQGGRLPEDAVQIPAKAVEVYEKVGMILSRYKSGPLPKPFKILPSVPNWPTLLDITRPESWTANAVYAGTRIFISSKPAVAQEFIATVLLDRVREEIHETKKLNVHTYNALKKALYKPACFFKGLLFPLVSSGTCTLREAHIVSSVIARVSIPVLHSAAALLRMCDLAAEQSLRSLESTGAVNMFIRVFLEKKYALPYKVIDALVFHFLRFRATDNDAMMTDGSREANKVYKLPVLWHQSLLVFAQRYRNDITEDQREALLDLLLVRGHKDIGPEVRRELLAGRGRGVVAPDPENQGAIDAGDDTMDVTL